The genomic stretch CCTGCACTGACCTTATTTCCAAAGAACAGACCATTTACTTACATGTTCTCAGAAGCCACATTCATCATCATCAATGACGAATGATCACGCAGATCATTTAAATACAATACATGATTTAAAACAAGTCACAGCAAAACTGCTCTGCTTACCTGCCGGACATTTACATCTCTTCGTCACCAGACTTTTAAGTCTGTCTATAGTGTGGTATATATATCTGATGAAAAACGATGTACTAAATGATTTAAACGATGTTTAAATTTAGCTCTTCATCTTTAGTTCCTATGCCAATGAAATGACTCACAGGCATCCCTTAAGGTTGGAATTAAATAGCACATACATCCTGTTCATGTTAAGCCACACTGAACTGCAGCAGGGGGCAGTGGTTGCCCAGATGTATAGATCTTAGACTGTGTACTGACAGACTGCAAAGATTAGAGCTGATTACAACCACAGACATATGTAGGGCATTTGAACTGTAAAGGGTCAGACTGTTGTACTATCTACTAATGTAAGAGATTAGAAGTCTTTACAGCTTGTCACTGCCAAGTACCCTCAAAAGGTACCTTCTTAACCCCTAAAGAGTGCATATTAGTATTTTAGAGCAGACCACCTTAAGGGTACATATTATTACTTTAAGTTATGGGTAAAGACAGGTTTTCTGAGTGTACAATATATCTTCAGGTAAATATGGCAAATAAAATGGTGGTTTAAATCATATTATAGCAGGTAATGTAATAACAGAGACATTTTTTGGTTGTGAACAGGActcgttttttttgttttaataaaatgtaatcagttcctgtgatgcaaaaccgattttcagcatcgttattccagtcttcagtgtcacatgcttttacagaaatcattctaacatgctgatttgcttcttAAGCCTACATTTCGTACtgtatcaatgttgaaaatagatgtgctgcataatattttgtagcaactgtgatatattttattcaggatgttttatttattatatatttatgtattattataaaccAATTCACTGTCACAAATTAATGTCTTCTTGCTAAACTGAAGTATGCATTTCTATcaaaagaaaatgcattaatttgttTCGCATTGGCCAATTGAGAGCgcgagtgagagagagagaaagagagagagagagagagagagagagagagagagagagagagagagagagagagagagagagagagagaggacgtGTGCACACAGTTGTCTCTTTGTAGCGTCGGACATTTAGTCCATTTACCAGCTCTCGAGACTGCGTGAAAAGTCTCCACCAAACGACTGTTAGTATATGAGGACAATTTACACGGCTTTACAGCTTCCAGCAAATGGGAGAAGCATTTGCGTAAACTGGGGGTTGCGACCTACTCTATCGAACAACATCCTCGACAACAAACAAGGTATGGAGACgtttttattacagtatattttagtttatttcactTGGTAATTATAAAACTGTATTCTGGTTACGAACTGTTAAACGTTTTCCCGTTAATTGGAAGTTACCACAGAGGCactaaatgcattattaattacGCTCGTTACACAGTGAAAGTCCTTCATTCgttgtttttgtgtcattttaagTTATAACAAAGCATTTCTGAACTTTATGATGCTTAggagttttaaaagttttgtaaGTCTAGATTAATTCGATGTTAGtttatggattttattttttgttctttttgttttttgttttttgttttttgtttttttgtcatagtTGTTTTGTAAAGGACTACAAGTGAAAAAAGTTCTTTGAGAGACTAAGCTTCAATGTCATCACACcataaaaccttttttatttccAATTTTGGTTCCCATTTTGCAGGGCAGGCTGTAAAAACATCTCTGCCCTTATTGCTCATGTTTTGATTCATTCTGCAGCCGTGTGGCATAATTACTCTATAATTTAATCTGTTGCTCATTGCACTATTTGCATGCAATGACAGCTCAGTTGTGACATGAGCTGATTTGTGTTGACCCCATCATATAATTGCAGTCACGTTTCTTAACAGATCACATTTCCAGAGAGAATTTTCATACTTCTCTCATTACTAGGATCATAAAGTCCCCTGGAAACACATATGGAAAGATCCTGCAGTGAAACATTCCTGTAGACTGAGAGGTTTGTGAGTTAGTGACAGAGCTGAATCATAAAAACTCTCTGTACGCATGCTGGGAGAACTCTGACCACAGACCCCCAGCTCCCCTGAcagcacagaaaacaaaacacaggagTGATTTTATTAAGGgacaaaagtgtgtgtgtgtgtgcgtgtgtgtgtgtgtgtggaagtgCCAGACTCTGTCCACATCCCTTCTTTTCACTCAtacctctctttctctctctccctctctctccttctgCTCTGGGAACAATAACAGGGAAACACCCATCAGGGATATCTCAAGTCTTTTTGTGAAATCGACACAGGAATTCTTGCAGAGGAATTGAAGTCTGTGAGCAGGACGCTTTCAGGTAATTCTCTAACTCTGAAATGTCTTTcaaagagtgtgtgtggactGAGGCACCATGATAGTTGCAAAAGTCTGGGATCAATTCCGATATAGGCCCACTCAGAGAAAATACCATTGTAACAACATGTTTAAAATTTTCATCTTGTAGACATAAAGTAGAGAGACTCTCTGTGCGTGTCTGTTAAAACACTTATGTGTGATTCTCAGAGGAAAATCGTATTGCTCAGGTGTGGCTCTCTAATCACTATTGGAGATCTGTTATGTTTTGACCATGTACCAACTTCCTTTAAAGTCTTAAAATCTCTTAGAAGGAATAAGAATAGTTGCAAATGAGACAGATGTTGACACACAGTAAAAGTACTGAGCTAAAaacaattatgtaattaatgtaatgtaattgacTGGAGACTGTTTTGGTACATATGAGTTTGAAACATTGTTgagatgaaatgaaatgaaacctagaggcagtaaaacaccaacaactttTATTACTTTACTTCTAAACTAATACAATTTGATATATATTCATTTCTAatatagtaaacttgctcagaatctcacctggtacagcatgGCATTTGCAATATATAGTACTTGGTACAAGTCTTGTGAACACAACTCATAATAAAAGACTTATAaaagcaagctaaaatggcatgattGCTAgagcaaatgtatttttatctcacatttgcttttgttaaagggatagctcacccaaaaatgtttagcccattatttactcaccctccaggcatcctaggtgtatatgacttccttctttcagacgaatccaatcggagttatattaaaaaatgtcctgggtCTTTCAAGCTTTATTATGGCGATAGGTGGGTGTTTTTCTTCAGCAGGTCAAACCAAATCCAATAtagcatccatccataataaaaagtgcttcaAACTGCcccggggggtgaataaatgcCTCCTGTTGCAAattgatgcgtttttgtaagacaAATACGCTGCTTCGGGTAAATGCGCATCCACCACCCAAAAGtgaccaaaacaaaacattaattagAAGTATAAAACGAAGATTTGTAAAGAAGAATGTCATAGGTTTtggatataagccaagaggagactggttttcctttggtAAAATagggaaactttgcttcctttgctcctgtaaacaaacaatgGATTTCACAAGACCCAGAGGCCCATGTGCAACGCCGACGTCCTAACAGCTGCTTCCGTGTAGTGAGTGCAACAGTGAGTGCAAGCTAGTTTAAAGTGACTattccattttaaatatggatatttttcttacaaaaacacattgattcactacaggaggtcTTTATTCACCCTCCGTTTGAGGCATTTTgcatggatgcactttattggacttgttttggccTGTTGATGAGAAACTCCCGCCTATTGCCATGAGAAAGCTTAAAAGAGgctggacttttttttaaatataactccgataggtttcatctgaaaaaaagaagtcatatacacctaggatgcctaaagggtgagtaaataatgggcaaattttcattttttggtgaactatcactttaagtaAAGGTCAATACTTAAAGTATTACAGTGAAGGTACTGTCAACTgtaagtaaaatatttgtaccCTCATTCCCATGAAAAGGGTAAACACTCCATGGTGCTATCAAAACATTGCTCCGTTTTGAAAACGATAAGCAATTGGAAATATGTGCCTCTGCcaacatttttgcaaaactgcaaaaacagtaaaacagtagaggcagtaaaacaccaacatttatttttttattactaatacatttcaaaatatgcatttctgATATAGTAAACTTGCACAAaagctcacctggtacagcataGCATTTGCAATATATAAGTCTTGTGAATACAACTCATGATAAAAGAGTTCAAAGACAAGCTAAAATAGCATGGTTGCtagagaaaatgcatttttatctcacaattgcttTTGTTAATGCTGTtagttaggtttagggtagggttTACAGCAGGGGTGTCAGCCTCAGTTTAgattcaaccctaattaaacctGATCTagctaatcaagtccttcaggcttatttgaagactgcatagtatgtgtgttggagcagggtgggaactaaactctgcagggctgcatcCCTCCAGGAACAGAGTGTAGGTACCAAGTTATTTTCAAACGCATTAAAGCATTAACCTTCTATCGCCACTCACTTTTGcgttttaaaaattttacagcGCATACAACAACCAACGTAATAAAACATTGcagaattcacatttatttgttttgcaaATGAAAGCGCTTTTAGCGTCACTCACTGGACATTTTGCTTTGAAAGTGTCACAAAACGTGCAAGAAGCAACGTTATgttatttcacaaaaatatcacTACAGGCATGTTTCTCGAATGAGCCTAGATTGTCTGTTTGCTTGAACGTCCCAAGCAGGCCGACACAGTAGCATtggctcaaccaatggtgtgagAATGGGGCGGGGCTAAATGTTTAACAAACCAATGGCATGGGAGGGGAGTggttaagaaaaaatgtttgataaAAACATGACCTTTACACAAAAATCTCCATTTGGTCTccatttaatcaataaatattaaagatatcttgATGATATTTCTTTCCTGTTTTGTCTATAGAATGATGGCCCAAGAAGACGCAGACTACGTAAATGACACTGAATACATGGACTATGGATATTTAGGGGAGGACAAGGCTGGAGGCTACACTCAGAGAGAAGCTCTTCACATCATATCAGTGATCATCTACAGCCTGGCATTTACTCTGGGTGTAATTGGGAATGGCATGGTCATTTGGGTTACTGCCTTCAAAAGCAAACGGACCGTGAACAGTGTTTGGCTGCAAAATCTGGCCATCGCTGactttgtgtttgtgctgttcCTGCCATTCTCCATTGACTACGTGCTGCGAGATTTTCACTGGCTCTTTGGGAAGACAATGTGCAAGCTGAACTCATTCGTGTGCACCATGAACATGTACGCCAGCGTGTTGTTTCTGACCGTCCTGAGTTTGGATCGCTACATCTCACTGGTCCATCTGAACTGGTCGGAAAGATATAGAAATGTCCGGAGGTCCTGGTGGGTGTGTGCGCTGATTTGGATCACGTCGTGCTGTTTAAGCAGTCCGGCCCTGATATTCCGTGACGTAGTCCAGCATAACGGGAGGGTTGTGTGCTTTAATAACTTTCACGAGGAGAGCAGGCACGTTATAGCAATGAGACACATTGCGATGGTGTCGCTCCGTACCACCGTGGGCTTTCTGCTTCCATTTGCGACCATCACCGTCAGCGGCGTGATGCTGGCTATTAAGATGCGCCAGTCCGACTCGGTACGTGTGTCTAGCTTTTCCAGAACCGTCTCTGCCGTGATTCTTGCCTTCTTCTTGTGCTGGGTGCCATTTCACACATTCAGCCTGATGGAGCTGAGCATGCATCACACCATCTACCTGCACTCCGTGCTCATCGTGGGCTTCCCGCTCGCCACCAGCCTGGCCTTCTTCAACAGCTGCGTCAACCCGATTCTGTACGTACTGCTTACCAAGAAGGCGCGGAAGCTGATAAAGACGTCGTGTTTGAAATTCACCAAGAGCTCGCTGAGGGAGCTGAGTCAGTCTGTGTCTGCGACTGAGTTAGACTCAGCACTGCCCAGCTGCTCTCGTGATGAACCTACGGCCAACTCCTCCGTCTGAAAAGCTCAGCGATCACCCCACATGCACCTGCACTCAAAAAAAACTTTGAGCTTTCTTCTTTAAAGAAACTTTTAGAGCTCCAACTggattaaaaatagattttgatAAACTGGTTGGGAAATGCTGGCTTTCATTCTTTATATAGCACATtacaataaatatgtaattaatgtGTCATCTATTTTATATGctgtgcaattaaaaaaaatctacagtaAAAATCATATATAGTTACACCTGTAACCATATGAAAGGAATTAATATACTTTTCTTCACAAAGTATTTCTGAACATCTCTGAGAGTAATATTGATGAATGATATTTCAGCTGTTTGATTCATTGTACTTATTATTGTGCTGTTTGAATGCACTCCACTGTATCAATAAACTTGCTAATGCTATGTTGTAGAATTATACTGCTTTATAAAAATCTAGGTTACAGTGAAGAACTTATAATGTAAGTGGATGTAAGTGAATGGGATTGATCTTTAATAAACAATAGTATAGCCACAATACGTAAACAACAGGcatattaacatgtttttactgtgaAAATTACTAAAGTTTTGTGTGCTTTCTAAACTCTTTGCTGGTAAACAACTATAAAATTGAAATGACGTTTTAACACATAAgttaacaaaacatttcttgcttcacatttctgtttttatatccTCCAAAAACTGACCTCATGTCTATTGTGACTCACTATAGCTCGTTTTTTTATGGAAGTGATgattcagaatatttttttttgtggtaatcaacATTATCATGTGCTATAGGGCAGCTCACATTGTTACCACATAGAGTAGGTCCAACTTGTATGATGATTCATCAAAACGAGAGAATGCAGAAAACTTAGAAAATTTAGTTCTGTTTATTTACTagaaacatactgtataaaagTCAAAAAGTAGCTGACAGAAGTACAAAAAAATCAGAGAACTGGTAAAAACGTAGCCTATTGTTTTAGAGCAATTGACAGTACACTTAATACATAGATTAAGTGCTTTCCTTAAGAGCACCATAGTCATCAGTTGCTATACATTGAGGAACACAAAGTAACAGTTCCATTGAAATAAGAGCAACACTGTttacatatgtatatttttgtcGTTACTTTCGTCGTTACTTTCGTACTAAAGCATACAAAGAAACTCCCACATGTTTAAACAATGACCAGATATAATTCAGGGCTGGACTCATGAACATCTTCTTAAGAAATAAGATAAGAAATTTCTTAAGTTCTTAAGAATGTTCTTAAGTGCAATTCTTGAAAAATTCCTAATAAGTTCTCAAATATGTTCTtaagaacatttaaatttttttcttaagaagaAAATGACAGTCTTTATTTTAGTGAATACATGGCTGAAGACGGCAAGACGCACTGATAAACTCTCACTTCAAGGATTGTCTTTTTGCGCTTCTTGCAGATTAGGCCCTAATAATCATAATAAGCGCACACACTATTTTCATTGTGAccagcttaaaggagaagtccacttcca from Labeo rohita strain BAU-BD-2019 chromosome 9, IGBB_LRoh.1.0, whole genome shotgun sequence encodes the following:
- the cmklr2 gene encoding chemerin-like receptor 2, whose amino-acid sequence is MMAQEDADYVNDTEYMDYGYLGEDKAGGYTQREALHIISVIIYSLAFTLGVIGNGMVIWVTAFKSKRTVNSVWLQNLAIADFVFVLFLPFSIDYVLRDFHWLFGKTMCKLNSFVCTMNMYASVLFLTVLSLDRYISLVHLNWSERYRNVRRSWWVCALIWITSCCLSSPALIFRDVVQHNGRVVCFNNFHEESRHVIAMRHIAMVSLRTTVGFLLPFATITVSGVMLAIKMRQSDSVRVSSFSRTVSAVILAFFLCWVPFHTFSLMELSMHHTIYLHSVLIVGFPLATSLAFFNSCVNPILYVLLTKKARKLIKTSCLKFTKSSLRELSQSVSATELDSALPSCSRDEPTANSSV